From one Trifolium pratense cultivar HEN17-A07 linkage group LG1, ARS_RC_1.1, whole genome shotgun sequence genomic stretch:
- the LOC123900597 gene encoding caffeoylshikimate esterase-like isoform X2 yields MELSLTATHRFGSQNHFSLPLEHNPQNHHHLCPIPISTKLKKLPNTTKTTLRVSAKKKSTIEGISDELNSIASLNLDFAPSRRQVREAFTHVHQQLDHFLFKTAPAGIITQEWYERNSRGLEIFCKSWMPEHGVAIKGALFFCHGYGSTCTFFFEGIARRIAASGFGVFAMDFPGFGLSEGLHARPEVRDLPQFIFGQSMGGAIALKAHLKQPNDWDGVILVAPMCKISEGMLPSTTILKVLTFLSKMMPKAKLFPYKDLTALIIREPGKRKWAGYNVISYDDQTRLRTGMELLRATQDIESRLEKVSAPLLILHGAEDKVTDPLVSQYLYEKASSKDKTLKIYEGGYHGIMEGEPDERISAVHSDIISWLEFRCTR; encoded by the exons ATGGAGCTATCTCTGACTGCGACACACCGATTCGGATCACAAAACCACTTCTCTTTACCCTTAGAACACAATCCTCAAAATCACCATCATCTATGTCCAATACCCATTTCAACCAAACTCAAGAaattaccaaacactacaaaaaCAACACTTAGAGTGAGCGCAAAGAAAAAGTCAACCATTGAAGGTATCAGTGATGAGTTGAATTCTATAGCTTCTCTTAACCTTGATTTTGCACCCTCTCGTAGACAGGTTCGAGAAGCCTTTACTCATGTGCATCAGCAACTAGATCATTTCTTATTCAAG ACTGCACCTGCTGGGATCATAACTCAAGaa TGGTATGAAAGGAATTCGAGAGGATTGGAGATTTTCTGCAAAAGTTGGATGCCAGAACATGGAGTTGCAATCAAAGGGGCTTTGTTTTTCTGTCATGGATATGGCAGTACTTGCACTTTCTTCTTTGAAG GTATTGCCAGGCGAATTGCTGCTTCCGGGTTTGGTGTTTTTGCAATGGATTTTCCCGGTTTCGGTTTATCTGAAGGATTACATG CTAGACCTGAGGTGAGAGATTTGccacaatttatttttggacaGTCAATGGGTGGAGCAATTGCTCTTAAAGCTCATTTGAAGCAACCAAATGATTGGGATGGAGTAATCCTTGTTGCTCCAATGTGTAAG ATTTCAGAAGGCATGTTACCATCAACTACAATTTTGAAGGTGTTAACTTTCTTGTCTAAAATGATGCCAAAGGCAAAACTTTTCCCTTATAAGGATCTAACTGCGCTGATTATCCGAGAACCTGGCAAGAGAAAATGG gCCGGATACAATGTTATTTCTTACGATGATCAAACGCGGTTAAGAACTGGCATGGAACTCTTACGTGCCACTCAGGATATTGAGTCACGGTTAGAGAAG GTTTCAGCTCCATTATTGATTCTTCATGGAGCAGAGGATAAGGTGACAGATCCATTGGTGAGCCAATATCTGTATGAGAAAGCATCTAGCAAAGATAAGACACTAAAGATCTATGAAGGAGGGTACCATGGCATTATGGAAGGTGAACCTGATGAAAGAATTTCTGCTGTCCATAGTGACATTATCTCGTGGCTTGAATTTAGGTGCACAAGATAA
- the LOC123900597 gene encoding caffeoylshikimate esterase-like isoform X1 yields the protein MELSLTATHRFGSQNHFSLPLEHNPQNHHHLCPIPISTKLKKLPNTTKTTLRVSAKKKSTIEGISDELNSIASLNLDFAPSRRQVREAFTHVHQQLDHFLFKTAPAGIITQEWYERNSRGLEIFCKSWMPEHGVAIKGALFFCHGYGSTCTFFFEGIARRIAASGFGVFAMDFPGFGLSEGLHGYIPSFDDLVDDAIEFYTKIKARPEVRDLPQFIFGQSMGGAIALKAHLKQPNDWDGVILVAPMCKISEGMLPSTTILKVLTFLSKMMPKAKLFPYKDLTALIIREPGKRKWAGYNVISYDDQTRLRTGMELLRATQDIESRLEKVSAPLLILHGAEDKVTDPLVSQYLYEKASSKDKTLKIYEGGYHGIMEGEPDERISAVHSDIISWLEFRCTR from the exons ATGGAGCTATCTCTGACTGCGACACACCGATTCGGATCACAAAACCACTTCTCTTTACCCTTAGAACACAATCCTCAAAATCACCATCATCTATGTCCAATACCCATTTCAACCAAACTCAAGAaattaccaaacactacaaaaaCAACACTTAGAGTGAGCGCAAAGAAAAAGTCAACCATTGAAGGTATCAGTGATGAGTTGAATTCTATAGCTTCTCTTAACCTTGATTTTGCACCCTCTCGTAGACAGGTTCGAGAAGCCTTTACTCATGTGCATCAGCAACTAGATCATTTCTTATTCAAG ACTGCACCTGCTGGGATCATAACTCAAGaa TGGTATGAAAGGAATTCGAGAGGATTGGAGATTTTCTGCAAAAGTTGGATGCCAGAACATGGAGTTGCAATCAAAGGGGCTTTGTTTTTCTGTCATGGATATGGCAGTACTTGCACTTTCTTCTTTGAAG GTATTGCCAGGCGAATTGCTGCTTCCGGGTTTGGTGTTTTTGCAATGGATTTTCCCGGTTTCGGTTTATCTGAAGGATTACATGGTTATATACCAAGTTTTGATGATTTGGTCGATGATGCTATAGaattttatacaaaaattaaaG CTAGACCTGAGGTGAGAGATTTGccacaatttatttttggacaGTCAATGGGTGGAGCAATTGCTCTTAAAGCTCATTTGAAGCAACCAAATGATTGGGATGGAGTAATCCTTGTTGCTCCAATGTGTAAG ATTTCAGAAGGCATGTTACCATCAACTACAATTTTGAAGGTGTTAACTTTCTTGTCTAAAATGATGCCAAAGGCAAAACTTTTCCCTTATAAGGATCTAACTGCGCTGATTATCCGAGAACCTGGCAAGAGAAAATGG gCCGGATACAATGTTATTTCTTACGATGATCAAACGCGGTTAAGAACTGGCATGGAACTCTTACGTGCCACTCAGGATATTGAGTCACGGTTAGAGAAG GTTTCAGCTCCATTATTGATTCTTCATGGAGCAGAGGATAAGGTGACAGATCCATTGGTGAGCCAATATCTGTATGAGAAAGCATCTAGCAAAGATAAGACACTAAAGATCTATGAAGGAGGGTACCATGGCATTATGGAAGGTGAACCTGATGAAAGAATTTCTGCTGTCCATAGTGACATTATCTCGTGGCTTGAATTTAGGTGCACAAGATAA